In one Fundulus heteroclitus isolate FHET01 chromosome 3, MU-UCD_Fhet_4.1, whole genome shotgun sequence genomic region, the following are encoded:
- the LOC105926380 gene encoding ataxin-1, with the protein MKANQEWSNGCLPPKKREILALEQRPVVVAAATPPVAVPTDSTHTENLAWLASVASERCKSRETESPRCPVISTSSSPTTSIPSPATPLSAVPLASLPAVYPAALPQQAGTIQFAQLGTNVQFISSGPYAGYISSHIIPANASSAPNSSTLVGHRSQIDGYTTTLISPSTKGEQQFQIGLSPTELTPVTLPGSPQVTNQYIHLDSRTPLTVSGNAVASPTGHLQLHPHAAVLPQTLTLASSQLLVQYADGSVAKKPEAHAKGVLNGEVEVVKQAKVTGANHQPVQSYETRHILLPADYGQNPAGLQTSLVLVAQPNHGVEHEAGSNKISLVQTEKGSICFGKPVSRASSFTSLSSSEVVKSVAPHAVIQTSMAPEELPASLYSSTQPPIIGYITSANQHTVSYHAALPQHLVIPSGQSLLIPVSSANNGTEIEVSRTVSALTATTTPQISTAMPHAYLATALSKCEALGPDGNQPSAPPQVTALPALPSNSVPAVVTAPSQAPTPVPTPSPAPVQASPSISSPPSPVALPPFFMRGSIIQLADGELKRVEDLKTEDFIQSAEISSELKIDSSTVERIDSGQSPNAVLIQFSVGELKAQVCVEVLVEYPFFVFGQGWSSCCPDRTTQLFELSCAKLCVGDVCVSLTLRSLRNGSLADSQALGSKLKMGPPSDTSHCVDPNMTNSMNPSPPGSNGGLLMKASTANRVEKLNVSGPGVGQTGGLVPSTERPEGMFRGGSMLAGSGGGELRQESMKTDLSALCKLQCTDPERPFVRKRRWSAPERDQTEKAEEEPPVTLPKPSFLPQEVKISIEGHSSAGGERCLQKRVDC; encoded by the exons ATGAAAGCCAATCAAGAGTGGAGTAATGGATGCCTGCCTCCTAAGAAGCGTGAGATCCTGGCACTGGAGCAGAGGCCAGTTGTAGTAGCAGCAGCTACACCTCCTGTTGCGGTGCCGACTGATAGTACCCACACAGAAAATCTAGCATGGCTTGCAAGTGTGGCCAGTGAACGCTGCAAGTCCAGAGAGACGGAAAGCCCGAGATGCCCGGTCATATCAACTTCTTCTTCTCCCACCACATCTATCCCGTCCCCAGCAACTCCCCTTTCTGCCGTGCCCTTGGCCTCTCTGCCTGCAGTTTATCCAGCCGCCCTTCCCCAACAGGCCGGAACAATCCAGTTTGCTCAGCTGGGGACCAATGTGCAATTCATCAGCTCTGGGCCCTATGCTGGGTACATCTCCTCCCATATTATTCCAGCAAATGCTAGCTCTGCACCGAACAGTTCTACATTAGTAGGACATCGCTCCCAGATAGATGGTTACACCACTACCCTCATATCCCCCAGCACCAAAGGGGAGCAGCAGTTTCAAATTGGACTATCACCTACAGAGTTGACCCCTGTTACACTTCCAGGTTCCCCCCAAGTAACCAATCAGTACATCCATCTGGACAGCAGAACGCCGTTGACTGTCAGCGGCAACGCTGTGGCGTCACCTACAGGTCACCTTCAGCTCCACCCCCATGCGGCTGTCCTCCCACAAACGCTTACGCTTGCTTCATCACAGCTCTTGGTTCAGTATGCAGACGGTTCAGTTGCAAAGAAACCAGAAGCCCATGCTAAGGGCGTGCTGAATGGGGAAGTGGAAGTGGTCAAACAAGCCAAGGTGACTGGAGCCAACCATCAACCGGTCCAGAGCTATGAGACCAGGCATATCCTCCTACCTGCTGACTATGGCCAAAACCCTGCAGGCCTGCAGACCTCCTTGGTGCTTGTTGCCCAGCCAAACCATGGAGTGGAACATGAAGCTGGCTCAAATAAAATTTCCCTGGTCCAGACTGAGAAAGGAAGCATCTGCTTTGGGAAGCCTGTGTCAAGAGCCTCTTCTTTCACTTCGCTTTCTTCCTCAGAGGTTGTCAAGTCTGTTGCTCCTCATGCTGTCATCCAGACCAGCATGGCCCCCGAAGAACTGCCAGCCAGTCTCTACTCTTCAACACAGCCTCCCATCATTGGCTACATCACAAGTGCAAACCAGCACACTGTCAGCTACCATGCAGCACTGCCCCAGCACCTGGTCATCCCAAGTGGTCAGTCCCTCCTCATACCAGTCAGCAGTGCCAACAATGGCACAGAAATAGAGGTCAGTCGCACTGTCAGTGCTCTCACTGCCACTACTACCCCTCAAATATCCACCGCCATGCCACATGCCTATCTGGCCACAGCTTTGTCCAAATGTGAAGCTCTTGGCCCAGATGGGAATCAACCATCTGCCCCGCCGCAGGTCACAGCCTTGCCTGCACTGCCGTCAAACTCAGTCCCTGCAGTGGTGACAGCTCCATCCCAAGCTCCCACTCCTGTTCCCACTCCTTCCCCAGCGCCCGTCCAAGCTTCACCCTCCATCTCCTCCCCACCGTCTCCTGTGGCGCTCCCTCCCTTCTTCATGCGAGGCTCCATCATCCAGTTGGCAGATGGGGAGCTGAAGCGTGTGGAGGATCTCAAGACGGAGGACTTCATCCAGAGCGCTGAGATCAGCAGCGAGCTTAAGATTGACTCCAGCACTGTGGAGCGCATAGACAGTGGGCAAAGTCCCAATGCAGTGCTCATCCAGTTTTCAGTGGGGGAGCTCAAAGCCCAG GTGTGCGTAGAGGTGCTGGTGGAGTATCCGTTCTTTGTTTTCGGCCAGGGCTGGTCATCTTGCTGTCCCGACCGGACAACACAGCTGTTTGAGCTGTCATGTGCCAAGCTGTGCGTCGGTGACGTGTGTGTGTCGCTGACCCTCCGCAGTTTAAGGAACGGTTCGCTGGCAGACAGTCAGGCTTTGGGATCCAAGCTGAAGATGGGTCCACCCTCCGACACGTCCCACTGCGTTGACCCCAACATGACGAACAGTATGAATCCCAGCCCGCCGGGCAGCAACGGTGGTCTCCTCATGAAGGCTTCCACTGCCAACAGGGTGGAGAAACTGAATGTTTCTGGACCTGGAGTGGGACAGACTGGTGGGCTCGTACCATCTACAGAACGGCCAGAAGGGATGTTCAGAGGTGGATCAATGCTGGCAGGCTCAGGAGGGGGAGAATTAAGACAGGAATCAATGAAAACAGACTTATCTGCCCTCTGTAAACTACAGTGTACTGATCCAGAGAGACCTTTTGTTCGCAAGAGACGCTGGTCGGCTCCGGAGCGAGACCAGACTGAGAAAGCTGAAGAGGAGCCTCCCGTGACTCTGCCTAAGCCCTCCTTTCTACCCCAGGAGGTCAAAATCAGCATAGAGGGCCACTCGAGTGCTGGCGGCGAACGATGCTTGCAGAAAAGAGTCGACTGTTAA